TGTCCACGGTCTCGAACACTTCCTTCTCCATGGCCTTGCGAGCTTCCGGGGTTGCAATCTTCGATGCGTCCTTCACGACGGCGAAGGCCATCGGCACCTGCCCCTTGAGTTGATCGGCAACCCCGACCACGGCCACTTCCGCGATGTTCGAGTGATTGCTGACCGCCTCTTCGATCTCGCGCGTTCCCAGGCGGTGCCCAGCGACGTTGATGACGTCGTCGGTCCTGCCGAGGATGAAGTAATACCCGTCACTGTCGCGGATGCCCCAGTCGAAGGTGGTGTACACCATCGGGCTCTTGAACGTCGTGAAATAGGTTTTCACGAAGCGATCATCCTGGCCCCAGACGGTCGCGAGGCAGCCAGGCGGCAGGGGCGGCACCACGCACACGACGCCCTTCTCATTGGGCGGCACCTCCTCACCCGTCGCCTCGTGCAGCAACCGGACGTCATAACCGTAGGAGGGGAACGACGGGCTGCCGAACTTGGTCGGCGTTTTCTCCACGCCATGGACGGCGGTGAGAATCGGCCAGCCGGTCTCGGTTTGCCAGTAGTTGTCGACGATAGGAACACCGAGAGCGTCCGCTATCCAGTGCGCAGTCGGCTCGTCAAGGGGCTCGCCAGCGAGGAACAGCGTGCGCAGCGTGCTGATGTCGTACTTCCTGAGATAGGCGGGATCCTGCTTCTTCAGCACACGGGCTGCGGTCGGTGCGCTGAACATCACCGTCACCTTGTAGTCCTGGACGATCTTCCACCAGATGCCCGGATCCGGACGGATCGGCAGGCCTTCGTAGACGATCGTCGCCATGCCGGTGAGCAACGGCGCATAGACAATGTACGAATGCCCCACCACCCAGCCGATGTCGGAGGTGGAGAAATAGGTCTCCCCCGGGTTGCCGCAGTAGATGTACTTCATGGTGGAGGCCAGCGCGACGGCATAACCCCCGGTGTCGCGCTGCACGCCCTTCGGCTTGCCCGTGGTGCCGGACGTGTAAAGGATGTACGAGGGGTGCGTCGAATCCACCCACTCGCA
The sequence above is a segment of the Betaproteobacteria bacterium genome. Coding sequences within it:
- a CDS encoding propionate--CoA ligase produces the protein MGEIYKEFHRRSVEERDAFWGELAQLIHWQKPYDKVLDYSNPPFAKWYPGGLTNLCYNAVDRHAAEHPDRNALIYISTETNQEKVYTYKDLLAEVNRFAAILQELGVGKGDRVLIYMPMIAEAVFAMLATVRLGAIHSVVFGGFASNSLATRIDDATPKVMVTADAGMRGGKAVPYKHLVDEAIRLSETPPAKVLMVNRGLDKEMKLIPGRDVDYAELREKHMNAQVPCEWVDSTHPSYILYTSGTTGKPKGVQRDTGGYAVALASTMKYIYCGNPGETYFSTSDIGWVVGHSYIVYAPLLTGMATIVYEGLPIRPDPGIWWKIVQDYKVTVMFSAPTAARVLKKQDPAYLRKYDISTLRTLFLAGEPLDEPTAHWIADALGVPIVDNYWQTETGWPILTAVHGVEKTPTKFGSPSFPSYGYDVRLLHEATGEEVPPNEKGVVCVVPPLPPGCLATVWGQDDRFVKTYFTTFKSPMVYTTFDWGIRDSDGYYFILGRTDDVINVAGHRLGTREIEEAVSNHSNIAEVAVVGVADQLKGQVPMAFAVVKDASKIATPEARKAMEKEVFETVDKALGAIGRPSRVHFITQLPKTRSGKVLRRSIQAIAEGRDPGDLTTLDDQVGIEQIKSAMTSVSK